The following DNA comes from Erigeron canadensis isolate Cc75 chromosome 3, C_canadensis_v1, whole genome shotgun sequence.
TTGATAAATTCCATTGGCTCATTAACCGTCATCACCATATATAAAAGCCACTCTTCCGGGGATAGCCTAAAGGCCCTAAACTGAAACCCACTCTTTTGTATTACTACATATGCATCCGAAACATCCAACTTTTTTATACCATTCTTGACCCATGTGAACcaaagaaaatttttattttattttgataaaagcAACATATAACCTAGTCCCTAAAAACAATGATGATATATTAATTGAggaatttcatcaaacacatgTTGTTcatctttatattaaaaaagcatatacatattttatctTGTCTCATTGCAAATCCAGGAAAGAAAAAAtttcacatacatacatacatacaatttGTGTATTGGAAACAAACTAATCCATTGTCTTCAATTTTAATAATCTATTGCTACTGACATAGAAACAAATGAACAATTTAGTTAGGATTTGTGCTTACCTTATTTGGATAGATTAAAAGCACCCTACTTACCATCGTCCTCTCTTGAACTTATAATAGTCTAGAAGCAGATCATGTgagaatgtgagatgaatgaTTTCTAAGTTGTAAGATCCATAATACTTCTTTGATTAACCCACCCATAATAAACTTTTGATGGTGGAGAAACCATAAAATACTGTGTAGAAATCAATATCCCCGTTTATAATTCCTGATTTCGTGGTAGGTCAACAACAGACTTTAAATTCAGTAACAAAATAGATGGCAAAAAAAAGGGGTTTTAGTTGTTGTATTTTATATTGCGTTTACTAATCAGCCATTTTAATTGGGAGAATTTATAAGGCTGAgatcaaatataaatttaatctaatggataaaaattcaaaaaaaattaacgcaccgaaaacaataattatatataataagacATACCATCTTCCTAACATTTAATAATCTAGAAATATATAcgagaaaacaaaaaaacatccAACTTATCACTAACATCGTTTTTCTTGTATATAGAATCTACAACACATGATGATGCTAGCttctaaataaaaattaaaggaaaaaaaaaaaagaagtcagATTCCCATTTAAAAAAGTCGGCTACCGCGATAATTTCTACCCCTAAACCTACCATAATTAAGATGATATAATTTCcacaaaaacaatatatatgggtcgcttttattctttattttatctaaaacttTTAAGACCTACCGGTGAAacattatatactcgtatataggCAACTTACTCAATAGAGTTGTAGTATTAGTAGAATGGATATCCAGAAACAatcaacaaaatttataaaaccgGCCACTCAAACTCCTCCAACACTCCATCATTACAAGataggcttcattgatgagtCTGCTCCTCCCTTCAATATAAACGTCGTTGTTTTCTTCTACTCTGCAGATAGTAATGACAATCACCTGAACTTTGTTTCCCACCTCGAAAAATCTCTCGAGAAAACGTTAATACGATTCTACCCTCTTGCTGGAAGATATCTGGAAGAAGATCATGTCATCGAGTGTCTTAAATATATACTTCAAAGTATAATAACATAATGATAAATGATAAATGCAGTTTATGACTTGTatataatctcttatataaataaaacaaaattgtttctagaaCTTTTTTTCCTATATGTCATGCTAACATTTTATCTTAAGCTATTTTCTacaaatttatgatgtcataattactttttctttattttcaaaaaactatttttcataTTAGGCCCTATGTTATCTCTTTTGTTACATATTCATTTTGTAAccttattaatatgaaaaaatgagCGATCGTATTCTagctctttatttttatttctatatctaCCATTGATTTGTGGTAgttagttttacttttttttttatcacctaaTCGATTTTACATATTAATGTTCATCTTAACAAATATATTGTTATCTCCATGACAAAATACCTTCAAACAACCATTTTACGAACACTTGATCTAGAAATATAttaaggggtttgctaaatacagtccttagggctgtgtttaaggtgcataaattgtttgtacatttaccatataAATCAGGggcagacttttaatatgaaacgTACAagattttttatgcacgttaaataaaGCCTTTACATTTCCCATgtattaaatacaaaaaaaataaaaatatcttcTTTCTTGTATCCCATAGGAATAAGTACAAATATCCATCTTATCACTAACATCTTTcttgtgtataaatatatacagtACAATGATACAACTTCttacttaaaaaggaaaaagtcaTTCATTTCTCCACCTAAACCAGCCAAAATTAGGAAGATATAATTGAATGAAATCTACAGGCATTAAATTGGGTGGCTTTCAATCTATAATAATAGGGAAACTTTAAGACCTACAAGtgatacattatatatatttctatatatatatatatgtacgtataggCAACCAGCTCGATCATTAGTATGAGTAGAATGGATATCCAGAAACAAtcaacaaagtttataaagCCCGCCACTCAAACTCCTCCAACACTCCATCACCACAAGTTAGGCCTCATTGATGAGTGTGCTCCTCCCTTCAATATCAGCGTTGTTTTCTTCTACGCTGCAGATACCAATAATCCAAACTTTGTTTCCCACCTCGAAAAATCTCTCGAGAAAACGTTGCCACGATTCTACCCTCTTGCTGGTAGATATCTTGAAGCTGCAGATCGTGTCATCGAGTGTCTTGACCAAGGTGTTGAGTTCATACATGCCAAAGTGACCAACGTTAAATATGAAGAGATTGTTGGCTCGGAAGAAAACTTAAAGCTGGTTGACCAGCTCATTCCGTCTCCACTTGGGGCTGTTGACCAAGTAACTGACCCGTTACTTTCGATTCAGGTGACCACATTTGAGTCTGGAGGAGGGGTGGCACTTGGTGTTAGTATTTCACATAGGGTTGGTGATACCGCTACCCTGTTCATATTCTTGAACGAATGGGCTGCTATAACTCGAGGAGAAAGTCAAACTGACTTCCCTCCTGGGTCGGGCTTCAACACAGCCTCATTCTTTCCCGCTCGTGGGTCAAGTACCCCTAAACTATTTCCAAGAACAAAAAGTAGTGataacttgtatagaaacaagtatGTAACTAAGAAACTTTCATTCAGTGAAAGTGAGATTTCCAATTTAAAAGACAAGGTGATGGTTGTTGGAAGCGAGCACCAGCAATATTTCTCAAAGGTCCAGTTGGTGTCGGCTTTTATATGGAAGGCCTTAAGTGACATGGACCAAAGAACAAATGGGGAATATCCTCCAAGATGTTCTGTTCTTCTTTGGGCAATCAACTTGAGGGGAAAATCCACATCTTTAATACCTAGTGATTCTTGTGGGAATCTTTCTACAGCAGTATCAGCAAAATGCGAAACTAACGATGAAACTGTCGAATCGTTGGCACGTCTTGTTAGAAATTCTGTCAAGGGTTTCATGGATAGTTACTCAAAGGTAAGAGATGATAAAGAGCAAGTTCAGAAAATGGTTATCAAGTCCCGTTCAGATGCTGCTGTTATTCCTCCTAATTCAACCGTGATCCGCTTAACCAGCTGGTGTAAGTTCCCTTACTACCAACTTGACTTTGGTTTTGGGAAGCCCATTTGGGTCAACCGTGGTCGGGCTATTGGAAAAAATGTAGTATATCTGATGGATGATGCCGGAGGTAATGGAGTTGAAGCTTATGTAGGTGTTGAAACTAAAGATGTTCCTTATTTCGAAGAAGCTCTACTCAACATCAAAGCTTATTAGTTTTGcaacttaattaaaaatatttgtgCTTTACACATTATCTATGTTGTCTagaataaataagaaaataagaatCTGATGAAGCCAGTTCTACAATATTGGTATTATTGTATTTTGCTATATATTTGGAAGATGTACTACTGCAGCACGTGTTTATGTCCAAATAGTTTGAAGTCACATTTGTGCTTATTTGTTGAAAATAAAGACATATTTGTTTCAAGTGTCTACTGTCTTGGTGTTTTCGACTTGATTTATAACTAGGAAAATATACTTGTTGCGTTTACTATTGTAAGCTCATGTGGTCAAATTAGGAAGCAAAGGCCTATTGTGTAAAGAGTAGATGGTAAAATGTGTCAGAGTCAAAGGGATAATGTTGCACCTTGAATCCTTGAAGACTACCATGAGATACATACATCTCCAATAAACCTCACGCTAACCATCTAACCAGGCCAAGTATATACAGAGGCGGTatcagaaaaaaaatttaatgggagtaaacttaaatgaaaaataaatataaaaaggggcaaaatgtcaaaaacctatataattttttttttaaatttatgaaaaatttaaaaatacatgacaaaatttaaatttggaggggggcattggacccccttgcccccctttAATACCGCCcctgagtatatatatatatatatatatacttagccTTAATATCCGTACGATATATGATAACTATATAAAtggtatataaaaaaatttgaatatgttacATACATGATTTTTAAGTATGAATTAAATTGTGGTTAAggtaaaccgatgatcgaagctaaattataataaacagtaatgataaatataatatacgtttagttagagttttggatttacctcaaatttttacaatcacatcaaattcagaacttgtaagcatagtggatgatgacatatagccttgtgatttcggatcgtaaactcaaatttttgaagtcttcatgttaataacttattataagtaataaaacttgaagacttgaaaaagaaaaaaacaaagagGCAATTTTATtgatgagaaaacgatcaattaaataaggttacaatatgttttgtatctataaaccGAATGTTAgaatttaattctaagtctaatatatAAGACAattttatagatacaaaacatatTGTAAGCTTATTTAATTGATCGTTTTTCTGATCAATAAAATTGtctctttgttttttttctttttcaagtcttcaacttttattacttatattacttataataagttattaacaagtggtgttttctaaaaataaagcttgtaaaaaatattgttaattttgtgaaatcgtgtaaaattcatttttattttagttatccTTAATATAAAAGTTCTGGTGATTGTTTCAATTCAAATTATGGACCTTTTTACGTttaatgtataataaataatCAATTGATCTCCaaagatttttattaattagaatTAGAAAATTCATGTGATGGGAGAAGCCCATTAGCTATTGGTTTTTCTTTCTCATAAAGGATGGGCTTGActaaaatatgaattaaaatattagtCCACTTCCTCTCAGATTAGACACATAAGTTAAGCCGCAAACAATCCTTGATATACGTAGGATCTATGTCGTTAGCCACCGCCGCCTTCAATTTGTTGGAGCCACCAATCTCAGCTCTCAGGTACCGCCATTTCCCCTGCTTCTTCTAATCTTCTTTAGAAAGTTATGTAACTCAAACTAGGGCTCCATTCTTgggttttattttgaaaagataagaaaaaaaggtaaaaaacttttagttattgtatttttgagtttttgttttagaaGAAAATGaagggaaagaaaggaaaaaagagggcgttttgatcccaaaacttaccacttttggcaagatttgaaaagaaaaatggtaaatttattattataccctcaaacttatataaattgttaattactacaaggctataaatgtaaaattgtatttttttatccttttttttctttcttgtctAACTCAAGAGAGGACATTCAActctcaactttcttttctaatGCTTATGTAATTTTCTATCCTTTCTTTCCCTGTccaatctttttctttattttcttttaataagcCCTATTGATAATCAATAATTGTCTAATAAAACTAATGGGGCCGTTTAGATGGAGACTTGCTAAAAGGCTTTTGTGCAATAAGCTCTTTAGATAGTACTCCGTATTTAATAGGCATAAGATTACCCAAGATAGAGTAGTATGTACGTTATATCCCGCATTAGACGTCTTTATAATATCCTGAAAATGTTTTGgaaatttttgttaaattattctTTTAACATGCAAGTATTTCAAGGaaaattaacaaatatatagaaaataagCAATCAAACCTTAATTGTTTgtgtttccccacctaaaccggCCATAATTGAGAATTTTAAATGATATAATTTAGTGATTTGGACGAGCAATAATTTGGGTCgctttcatttttattgtagCCAAACATTGAGATTTGAGACCTACAGGTCATACGTTATATAGGTCATGCTTGACTCATTCAATCTAGTATTAGCTTGAAAGATTTAGTACAATGGATATCCAGAAACAATCAACAAAGTTT
Coding sequences within:
- the LOC122591970 gene encoding pelargonidin 3-O-(6-caffeoylglucoside) 5-O-(6-O-malonylglucoside) 4'''-malonyltransferase-like yields the protein MDIQKQSTKFIKPATQTPPTLHHHKLGLIDECAPPFNISVVFFYAADTNNPNFVSHLEKSLEKTLPRFYPLAGRYLEAADRVIECLDQGVEFIHAKVTNVKYEEIVGSEENLKLVDQLIPSPLGAVDQVTDPLLSIQVTTFESGGGVALGVSISHRVGDTATLFIFLNEWAAITRGESQTDFPPGSGFNTASFFPARGSSTPKLFPRTKSSDNLYRNKYVTKKLSFSESEISNLKDKVMVVGSEHQQYFSKVQLVSAFIWKALSDMDQRTNGEYPPRCSVLLWAINLRGKSTSLIPSDSCGNLSTAVSAKCETNDETVESLARLVRNSVKGFMDSYSKVRDDKEQVQKMVIKSRSDAAVIPPNSTVIRLTSWCKFPYYQLDFGFGKPIWVNRGRAIGKNVVYLMDDAGGNGVEAYVGVETKDVPYFEEALLNIKAY